The genome window GCCCACAgtgtacacacactgtcataaACCTCTATGAAGGGGGTTTTCGTGAGGTTTTTGAATATTGAAAATAATTTGCAATTGAAATAAGCCCAGAGACTAATATGTAATAGATGCCAAGTGTTCTGTCTTTTTAAGGTACAAACTAATATGGAATTATACTATGAAATGTTGAAAGTGCTTTGATGTTCATAACGTATTACATAAGAAGTTTGAtttaattatatttaaaaaagttAAATATAGAAATACTTAATGTGGCTCTTAAATGTCCTCTGCTGTCATAAGACCGACCACCCAAGCAAAAGGCCATCAAGCTAGGTAGGTTTGGAAATGGTcgattttaaaaaatacatttttattataatttttttatttttaaatattgaACAAAATCATATGGACCTCATAGAAAGCCGGTCAATGTCGTTGATATAAGAAGTCTTCTGAGGGGCTGACGGATCCTCAGACGGCATCATCACTACTCTGAAAAACAAACACAGGACTATAACTTTCCAAAAAGATTCAAATCAAGTCTTACTCAAACACAAACATATTTATACAGTGTATTGGTGTGTCAATCATGGATGAGCTAATTGTTGCTTAGCTTACTGGAGTTCATGGTCAGATTACACATGGCTGAGAGGTCAGTGACACAGGTGGAAGAAAAGGGTCTAGCCCTTATTGGAGGGATGGGACTGGGGGTGGGGCTAGGGGTGGAGCTAGGTCTGTGACTGGGGGTGGAGCTAGGTCTGGGGCTGAGCAGCTCCGAGTCtcatatttaatacatttaattTAGGTGTGGTCAACTGGAAAAAAAATGTGTACTAATTGGGTTTATGGGCTAGACTAGAGGTTGTTTCAATACAACAGGGTCCTCTTACCCCCACCACAGCAGCCGCAGCAGTCTCCACAGATGGCCCCGATGAGACCGTTGACGACCTGGATGGCACAGAGCACAACCTGCAGCAGACCCATGACCAGCAGCATGGAGAACAGAGTCAGGTGCCAGGTCACAATGCCTTCAGGCTCTCTACAGCCCTCCCACAGGGTGTGGTTATTCAGGTAGTCACTGGTGGACAACAGAGAGTTCAGAGTTGAATAAGACGCAGCACACTGCACATAAATTGTGTCATGTGTAATTCATGATGAATGCGGGTgaatgggtgagtgagtgagtgatttaCATACATTGTGTCACAACATGAACAATGTATTACCAACAATGTGTTTGAGCCGGTAAAACGGGTTCTTACCCGTTGACAAACGGATTGGTCCACACCTCTGTTGTGCCATTCGTAAAGAGACATTTGGGTCCGTTGTGAATGGCAACAGCAGACACAATGAAGGAGTAGCCGGCCCCCAGAACCCCCACCCCAGCAAAGATGATAGAGGTGAACATCTGAGGAGAAGAAACTGATCATTGTTACAGAGGTCCaatttaatcaatcaatcaatcaatcaatcaatctggGTATTGAACCCAGTCTATCCAAGAAAAGTGACTTAAGAAGACCATGTTAAAACCTGTGGTAGGAAGAACTAGCACTCTTCTTCAGGGTTCATACTGATGGTGGGATGGACTTCAGGGCCCGTATAAGGCGTCTCAGAGTAGGtgagtactgatctaggatctgcCCATATAAATCTgattcattgtgatctaaaaagcaaaactgatcctagatcagccctcatacgctgagatgctttgtggatacgggcccaggTCTCATAACGGGATCAGTTTGATACTGTATTTTTAGCAAGAGTTATTTCCTTTGAACTAACCAATGCAACAATTGGGCAAACAATCAATTGATCCTTTTGCCCAAAATCAGTTGAAAGCAACAGCACCCTCCTACGATGCAGTATGGTACCAGTGTGAGATGGAATGATACTATTGATCAGGTGGTAAGAGCTCTTTGTTTCTCCTATCTGCTGGCCACCAATATAATGGAGGCTCTGTCCCTAGGAGGCATGGGAAATGTCAGTTGAACTCTAGGTGTTatatctactgtgtgtgtgtgaggctggtTAGGTCTACAAGTATGGCGCACTGCTTTGGATGCCCTGTGCTTTAAGGGTAAATTCCCAGACCTGAGTTCAGCGTGTGTAAATGAAACATAATTCCCTTTCTATGCTCTTTTTTCTCTACATTTTGACCTTTGAACTGAACCATTTAGAATAAATGGTCAATGAGATCAATGAGATCTCCACCTTGAAGATGAAGGTGTGGTGGAGCTGTGCCTCCACCATATTCTGACCGTGACAtcattccctcataattccaccaCCTTTTATTCACTATGAAACAATTCCCTCATAATGAAACTATGAAACGATGAATAAGGTTCCGAGTGGAACAACATCTACTTTCTTTTTCCTGATaagaaataacaccattctctataCACTGTCATTTACaacttgataagagctattgataagagctggGTAAATGAGTAAACCGATTTGATAAAGggattgtaaatataaatgacaATTGTTTTAGATCTATTTTACCTTATAATTGatggagacaaatgtgaaaccagtcatatggcaGCAAAGCGAAACATATCAACATAGCACCTTTTCCACAGTAAGTTTATGAAATGCTGTCCTTGTAACGTGGGATGAAATGTGGAGACCCAATATGCTATATGCTTCTGTAGCCTAAATTACAGTGTGGTGTCAAACCTACGGAGTTGATTTATGATTTCTACAACGTTTTAATTATAGGCCCGGATCTTTCACTGTATATTTTACAATGTGTATCctgttaaatattagccactatcgGTAGCCACCGTCATTTATACCCACATGCATTTATAAATGTCTGTTtcagtgttagtttccttacatctAGCATTGTTCCTTTAAATTGTTAGTttacctttctttcctctgtcacgtTAGTGTGGTTGTTCCTGAGGAACTCTAGCGTAGTGGATCATATTTGGCTAACGTTTTACAAGCAGAGCAATAATGCGGGACATGTAAgctatttgaatcattatggaacaCAGACCATACTGTagcagtttaaacctggagcctggcgCATGGTTCACGACgacgggaccgttgtcatcacAGTTCCATGACTAGTGAGGATTATTAGGGTAAATTTATAAAACTACTGCCCAATCCCTATTGTACACTTTTCTCAACATCCAATATTTTTTGGGATTAAACATGATTAGTCAAACCACTGTGTTTTTGATTCACCAATATAATGAGGCGCTTCAAACCTGTTGTTTTTATTGATGCTTTTCTAACCATAAATACTATTcaagatcagagtattttttataatctaccaattggtgctgaaCAGTATATGATATGCACGTATTTAGATAGCATTTTGTCATTCATCCCTAATATTCTGAACCGTTCTCGCCATGTATTCTAGTGAGTCTGTCGTTCAAGGTAAACCAAATTTCAAGAGATGGCTTTAGATAAATGTACTATTGTATGAAAAATTCCATGAGAAGATCTGTTGGCCaacaagtgggagggttttcagcggTTGAATAAAATGTATTCCGTGCACAGGGGAACCACGCCTGCAAAGCATTATGGACCTGCATAAGATAAGTCTGAGTACCATCTACTGAGAAGTGCGTAGAAAAGGCCTGTAGGACAGGCCCTTAACATTTCCTAGTCTGAATCAGGCCCTTAACATTTCCTAGTCTGAATCAGGCCGTTAACTGAATAGAACACCTACAGTATATAGGAAAGTTACTGTGGATATGTTTGTTCCCATGTACTCACTGCAAATCTCTTTCCACAACTCTCATTGCCACAGCAACCGCAGCAGTCATTGTTTTTAAGGCCCAGGAAGACCAGCGCTGGGAAGATCATCTGCTCAGAAAGAGATACACAACCATTAGGTTACACAACTATTGGACAGAAAGACATCATACTACCCACAAACATTAGGATACACACCTATTAGGATACACAACCATTAGGATACACAACCATTAGGATACACAACCATTAGGATACACAACCATTAGGATACTACCAGGAAAACAGTTCTAAATACTCCCTATAGCCAGACAATCATATTGGCTGGAATCAGATTAGTACGGAGTGTTTCTGTCATCAGGGACATGAAGGACAACAGCTTTAGAAGCAGAAACAAACTGGCAACGTTGAACACTGTGATCATTTCCTAAACTTTTCCTCAAATTCTAACAGTGCTGTAATCACACAAGCATAATGGACAAGACAAGACCCCCCCCACAAAGGCTTTCATTTTGATCATTTCAATTGCACCTCATATAAAGATTCTACATCAAACAATACACTCACTGGTTACAAAATCTTGTCCTCAATATTATCACTTAAGTTAAAGGAAAACACTTGTCGTTCTCATACATTTGGTTTCTGATTCATACAGGGGACTTGTAGTGAAGACGTGAATGCAATATACAATATGCATGGACACAGAGCATAATAGACTACACATGATTTCCACCAATCCCACTCCTGACCCCTCAATGAATATCCTGACCTCTCAATGAATATCCTGACCTCTCAATGAATATCCTGACCTCTCAGTCAATATCCTGACCTCTCAATGAATATCCTGACCTCTCAATGAATATCCTGACCTCTCAATGAATATCCTGACCTCTCAGTCAATATCCTGACCTCTCAATGAATACCCTGACCTCTCAGTCAATATCCTGACCTCTCAATGAATATCCTGACCTCTCAATGAATATCCTGACCTCTCAGTCAATATCCTGACCTCTCAGTCAATATCCTGACCTCTCAATGAATATCCTGACCTCTCAATGAATATCCTGACCTCTCAATGAATATCCTGACCTCTCAGTCAATATCCTGACCTCTCAATGAATACCCTGACCTCTCAGTCAATATCCTGACCTCTCAATGAATATCCTGAGCCAGGATTGTGTAGAAGGAAACAAAGCGTTTTAAAAGGGCCATCCATCTCACTAAAGCCCCCCTGTCATGTAGACAGAACCTCCAGGCCAGTAACTACAGCTGTATCTCTACCTAACTGTTTTCTGATAGACTCAATCCAATATTTATAACGTTCTATGTTTCACCACATGTTGAATAGAGACATTCAAATACAACCGTTGAAATGAGACATTTTGACATGAAAGAGTTACAGTATTAGAAAGTTATTTAAAAGCCCCATTCCTAAAGCCCTGGCATTTTCCACTCCCCCAGTAACAGTTGACTTACCATAACACCAGATCCCATGATACCCCCAAAGTAAAACACCTCATTGGTGATGTGGTTATTGTCTTCTGCGACCAGCCCCCCAGGGAAGAAGAGCAGGATGTTGCAGAGAACACACAGGATGGCCAGGGGGATCAGGGTGATACCCAGACACTTGGCAAAACTACCCGAACACATGGTCGGTCGATGGTTCACAATCACTTCAGCTGCTAAAACAGTCACACAGCACAGGGCCAAGAGGGATTCTCTAAAAGTCCAAAGGGCTCCCACACAAACTCGTACACAcctaaactgtactgtactgtaggttccTATCTAGGACTATAGCCTATCTGTCCAGAACCAGCAAACGGTCTCAAGTCCCTCAGATTGGGGaggggtgtgtatatatatatatatatatacacacaccactggCTGGATGATGATGTCATGATGGCACTGCCTTAAATTGAATTTACAGCAGTTGTGCCATGGCAACCATCTGGTCTGGTTAATATTCTACTACAGGATTTGTCTGCCTGGCCTCAGCCCTGACAGAGGCTGGAGTTATTGAACACATTGGTGACCTATTGGAGTCGTCATCTAACCACGAAGAAGTTCATCTATGTGTGTTGTATCAATTGACTCTATGTGTTTATGTGGAAGCAACACTCTCTACTTTCCCCTCGGGGACAATAGATGAAATCCTATCATATCACACTGGGTTATCAACAGGAGTACATTTGGGATAATACTAGCTTGTACCTGCTACTTTACAGTAGTctgggggtggcagcgtagcgtaatggttacagcgttggactagtcaccaaaatggttgcaagttcaaatgcctgagctgacaaggtacaaatctgtcgttctgctccttaacaaggcagttaacccactgttcctaggcctgttattgtaaatatgaatttgttcctaactgacttgcctagttaaataaaggcttaAAAAAATCTCTATTTGACTCAGTGAAACACCTGCGAAGCTTCTCATGATAACTTCTCATAAGGTATCATACACAGTAAAAACCATTCCCAAAACATGAAAAATAACTTCTTCCTTTCCAGTTTTATTCATATTTAGGCTTATATTCAGTCCACAATATTTATACAGTCTGAAAACAACATTGCAAGCAGTATTTTGTGCACTATTAGATTGATCATGTCTAGGCTACAGGGTAAATGTATGTTTAGCCAATAGAGAATTTGATAACATCACTGGACAGTCGGTATAGAGACAACCCTTTTAGCCTTGTGCCAGGTCATATCTGTTGGTAAGTAGACATTCACTTTGGTCTTCTTCATTCTGCCGTTAAACTGCTATGTAGGCCTACCACATACGGCCACTTGACATGATCGTCACACAATGAAAATAAAACCGTACAGTTGAATGCAATGCACTGCTCACGGGTGTGATCTGTAATCCATCTACTATTCCCAGATCAATCGAGCACATATTAATCAATCAGGAAGCAGTCACACAAACGTAGCAAAATAGCGTGGAAGAATAACGGATTATTCGTATGATGTTTAGACGATTAAATAATAATGGAAGTGACAGTACGACACAGGGAAACATACTGTAGGCCTGATTGAGCATGCTCCCAACACATGTGACTGAACTTTACACAATGCGTTTGCATGAGGAAGCATTGTAGCAAATTTTCACGAGGAAACATTTTAGGGAATTTTTCACGAGGAAATATTTTAGCGAATTTTTCACGAGGAAAGAGGAAACATTTTAGCGAATTTTTCAAGAGGAAACATTTTAGCGAATTTTTCACGAGGAAACATTTTAGCGAATTTTCACATGAGGAAAAATGTTAACAGAATTTCACATGAGGAAACGTAGCAAATTGTATTTTGTGTGATAAAGGAGTAGTACGCTATGCAACCATCACCTCTCAATGGTCACCTGTTGTTTGTTTACATGGCTGTGTGGTTTCAAGACAACCAGGGCCGGTCCCAGGGATAAGTGACATAAGCGGTTGCTTAGGGCCCCTGGAGAATACACCAGGTGCAGTTTCTAAATTTTGACATTTAGAAAGTTAATAGATGCGACAATTGTCTGCTATGTTGCGTTTCCATTTAATTATCTTGTGGCGATTAAAACGGCTAgacgtaatgacatcacacctacaaaataaataaaaaactgcaGTGTTTAATACGATTAATACGATTCTATTTGTATTTCTAATGGATCCCcatttagttcctgccaaggcagcagctactcttcctggggtttattatggatcccctttagttcctgccaaggcagcagctactcttcctggggtttattatgggtccccattagttcctgccaaggcagcagctactcttcctggggtttattatgggtccccattagttcctgccaaggcagcagctactcttcctggggtttatcatggatccccatttagttcctgccaaggcagcagctactcttcctggggtttattatggatccccattagttcctgccaaggcagcagctactcttcctggggtttatcatggatccccattagttcctgccaaggcagcagctactcttcctggggtttattatggatccccattagttcctgccaaggcagcagctactcttcctggggtttattatggatccccattagttcctgccaaggcagcagctactcttcctggggtttatcatggatccccatttagTTCCTGatccttcctggggtttattatggatccccattagttcctgccaaggcagcagctactcttcctggggtttattatggatccccattagttcctgccaaggcagcagctactcttcctggggtttattatggatccccattagttcctgccaaggcagcagctactcttcctggggtttatcatggatccccatttagttcctgccaaggcagcagctactcttcctggggtttattatggatccccattaagttcttcctggggtttattatggatccccaagtTCCTGcaaggcagctactcttcctggggtttattatggatccccattagttcctgccaaggcagcagctactcttcctggggtttattatggatccccattagttcctgccaaggcagcagctactcttcctggggtttattatggatccccattagttcctgccaaggcagcagctactcttcctggggtttattatggatccccattagttcctgccaaggcagcagctactcttcctggggtttattatggatccccattagttcctggcaaggcagcagctactcttcctggggtttattatggatccccattagttcctgccaaggcagcagctactcttcctggggtttattatggatccccattagttcctgccaaggcagcagctactcttcctggggtttattatggatccccattagttcctgccaaggctgcagctactcttcctggggtccagcaacatgaaggcagtttatacaattttaaaaacacaacaatacattcacagatttcacaacacactgtgtgccctcgggCCCCTACTCCACAACGAAcatatatctacagtacaaaatccatgtgtacgtgtgtgcataGTGCGTATGCTATCGTGTGAGTGTATTCATGTGTCtatgcctatgtttgtgttgcttcacagtccccgctgttccataaggtgtttttgaATCTGTTTATTAAACCCGATTTGACTgattgcatcagttacttgatgtggagtagatttccatgtagtcatggctctatgtagtactgtggaatagagttccatgtagtcatggctctctgtagtactgtggaatagagttccatgtagtcatggctctatgtagtactgtggaatagagttccatgtagtcatggctctatgtagtactgtggaatagagttccatgtagtcatggctctatgtagtactgtggaatagagttccatgtagtcatggctctctgtagtactgtggaatagagttccatgtaatcatggctctatgtagtactgtggaatagagttccatgtattcatggctctatgtagtactgtggaatagagttccatgtagtcatggctctctgtagtactgtggaatagagttccatgtagtcatggctctctgtagtactgtggaatagagttccatgtagtcatggctctctgtagtactgtggaatagagttccatgtagtcatggctctctgtagtactgtggaatagagttccatgtagtcatggctctctgtagtactgtggaatagagttccatgtagtcatggctctctgtagtactgtggaatagagttccatgtattcatggctctctgtagtactgtggaatagagttccatgtagtcatggctctatgtagtactgtggaatagagttccatgtattcatggctctctgtagtactgtggaatagagttcaatgtagtcatggctctatgtagtactgtggaatagagttccatgtagtcatggctctatgtagtactgtggaatagagttccatgtattcatggctctatgtagtactgtggaatagagttccatgtagtcatggctctatgtagtactgtggaatagagttccatgtattcatggctctctgtagtactgtggaatagagttcgatgtagtcatggctctatgtagtactgtggaatagagttccatgtagtcatggctctatgtagtactgtggaatagagttccatgtattcatggctctctgtagtactgcggaatagagttccatgtagtcatggctctatgtagtactgtggaatagagttccatgtattcatggctctctgtagtactgtggaatagagttccatgtagtcatggctctatgtagtactgtggaatagagttccatgtattcatggctctctgtagtactgtggaatagagttccatgtagtcatggctctctgtagtactgtggagtagagttccatgtagtcatggctctctgtagtactgtggaatagagttccatgtattcatggctctctgtagtactgtggaatagagttccatgtattcatggctctctgtagtactgtggaatagagttccatgtattcatggctctctgtagtactgtggaatagagttccatgtattcatgactctctgtagtactgtggaatagagttccatgtattcatggctctctgtagtactgtggaatagagttccatgtagtcatggctctctgtagtactgtggaatagagttccatgtattcatggctctctgtagtactgtggaatagagttccatgtagtcatggctccatgtagtactgtggaatagaggtccatgtagtcatggctctctgtagtactgtggaatagagttccatgtattcatggctctctgtagtactgtggaatagagttccatgtagtcatggctccatgtagtactgtggaatagagttccatgtagtcatggctctctgtagtactgtggaatagagttccatgtagtcatggctctctgtagtactgtggaatagagttccatgtattcatggctctctgtagtactgtggaatagagttccatgtagtcatggctctctgtagtactgtggaatagagttccatgtattcatgggtctatgtagtactgtggaatagagttccatgtattcatggctctctgtagtactgtggaatagagttccatgtagtcatggctctctgtagtactgtggaatagagttccatgtagtcatggctctctgtagtactgtggaatagagttccatgtattcatggctctctgtagtactgtggaatagagttccatgtatttatggctctctgtagtactgtggaatagagttccatgtattcatggctctctgtagtactgtgaaatagagttccatgtattcatggctctctgtagtactgtggaatagagttccatgtattcatggctctctgtagtactgtggaatagagttccatgtattcatggctctctgtagtactgtggaatagagttccatgtattcatggctctctgtagtactgtggaatagagttccatgtagtcatggctctctgtagtactgtggaatagagttccatgtattcatggctctctgtagtactgtggaatagagttccatgtagtcatggctctctgtagtactgtggaatagagttccatgtagtcatggctctctgtagtactgtggaatagagttccatgtagtcatggctctatgtagtactgtggaatagagttccatgtagtcatggctctctgtagtactgtgcgccttccatagtctgttctggacttggggactgtgaagagacctctggtggcatgtcttgtggggtatgcaggggtgtccgagctgtgcgccagtagttcaaacagacagctagATGCATTgaccatgtcaatacctctcattaaaacaagtagtgatgaagtcaacctttcctccactttcagccatgattatttaattatttaattttttttaacctttatttaactcggcaagtcagttaagaacaaattcttattttcaatgaaggcctaggaacagtgggttcaggggcggaatgacagatttgtaccttgttagctcggggattcgaacttgcaacctttcggttactagtccaacactcttaccactaggctaccctgccgccccattaatgttagctctctgtgtacatccaaacTGCAACTCTTTATTAAGTGTCGCAGTCATTTCAGTTgatgtagtagctgacatgtatagtgttgcagtcatttcagttgctgtagtagctgacatgtatagtgttgcagtcatttcagttgatgtagtagctgacatgtatagtgttgcagtcatttcagttgatgtagtagctgacatgtatagtgttgcagtcatttcagttgctgtagtagctgacatgtatagtgttgcagtcatttcagttgatgtagtagctgacgtgtatagtgttgcagtcatttcagttgctgtagtagctgacatgtatagtgttgcagtcatttcagttgatgtagtagctgacatgtatagtgttgcagtcatttcagttgatgtagtagctgacatgtatagtgttgcagtcatttcagttgctgtagtagctgacatgtatagtgttgcagtcatttcagttgatgtagtagctgacatgtatagtgttgcagtcatttcagttgatgtagtagctgacatgtatagtgttgcagtcatttcagttgctgtagtagctgacatgtatagtgttgcagtcatttcagttgctgtagtagctgacatgtatagtgttgcagtcatttcagttgctgtagtagctgacatgtatagtgttgcagtcatttcagttgatgtagtagctgacatgtatagtgttgcagtcatttcagttgctgtagtagctgacatgtatagtgttgcagtcatttcagttgatgtagtagctgacatgtatagggaAAGGAAAAgtaaagggagatacctagtcagttgtacaactgaatgcattatTCTGCTGtgtggggctgccttaatcgacattcaTGTCTTCGGCATAgagttgagtcatccgcatacatagaaactctggcctggggaattcctgattctacctggattatgttggagaggcttccattaaagaa of Oncorhynchus gorbuscha isolate QuinsamMale2020 ecotype Even-year linkage group LG15, OgorEven_v1.0, whole genome shotgun sequence contains these proteins:
- the tm4sf4 gene encoding transmembrane 4 L6 family member 4, with the translated sequence MCSGSFAKCLGITLIPLAILCVLCNILLFFPGGLVAEDNNHITNEVFYFGGIMGSGVMMIFPALVFLGLKNNDCCGCCGNESCGKRFAMFTSIIFAGVGVLGAGYSFIVSAVAIHNGPKCLFTNGTTEVWTNPFVNGDYLNNHTLWEGCREPEGIVTWHLTLFSMLLVMGLLQVVLCAIQVVNGLIGAICGDCCGCCGGE